Within the Gracilinema caldarium DSM 7334 genome, the region GTTGAAATACGAAATGGTATTGAAGCAGGGGCAGAAGTGGTTCTTCGTGGACAAAGCCTGTTGGAGGATGGTGTTCAAGTACGGGTAGTAGATACTACAGCGCCATTAAAAACTACGTATTAAGAGGTCCCTATGAGCATAGCTAAGACGGTCGTATCACGGCCAACTACCATATTTATAGCATTTATTTTGTTATTAGGCCTTGGGGTGTTTGCGACGATTAATCTTCCCATTGATCTCTATCCAGAAATTGAGCCACCAATATTGGTTGTTCTCACCAGTTATTCTGGAGCTGGGCCAGAAGAGGTTGAAAAAACAATTACAAGACCTTTAGAGGGAACGCTTTCCAATGTATCAAGCCTTGAAAAGCTTACATCTTCGAGTTCGAAAGGATCGAGCATGATTATGCTTGAATTTACCTATGGAACCGATATGGCTGATGCAGCCAATTCGGTCCGAGATAATTTGGAACTCGTGAAACGCTTTCTTCCAGAAGGATCTGATACCCCCCTTATATTTAAGTTTGATCCATCAATGATTCCTATTATGGGTCTTATGGTTACAGGAAATCGTACCCCTGAAGAGTTACGAGAAATTTCGGAAAATACGATTTTACCTCGTATTGAACAGGTTCCTGGAGTAGCGATGGGGGCGGTTTCAGGTGGGCGTGAAAAAATCATTAAGGTGGAAATTCCTCAGAATAGGCTAGAAGCCTATGGGTTAACAATTACTCAAATTAAAAATATGTTATCAAGTCAAAATATAGCTGTTTCTGCGGGATCTATCCTCGATAATGGGCTTTCATATTTATTAACTTCTGCGGGAGAGTATCGTACCCTGGATGAAATACGTTCTACCGTCATTTCCTATAAAGGTGGTGGTTTGGTAAACGGTGAAATTGAGCCGAGCAAGGTAGTGCGTTTGCAAGATATTGCTGATGTTTACGAAGGTTATCGTGATGAAGATAGCCTTGTCTTTGTGAACGGACAAGCGGCTGTACAAATTACTGTACAGAAACAGAGTGGAAAGAATTCAGTTCAAACTGCACGAGAATTACGTAAGCGGTTGAATCAAATTTCTAAAGAAATTCCTCAGGGTATTAAAATTACTGAAATATTTAATACCACAGACATAATTGAAAATTCAATAAATCAGGTAACCTCAAGTGCACTACAGGGTGCTATACTGGCAGTTCTTATTCTTTTTGTTTTCCTAAGATCTTTTAAACCAACTTTAATCATTGGTATAACCATTCCAGTATCACTACTATTTACACTAATGGCTATGTATTTCTGGGGTTTAACCCTTAATGTTATGACCCTCGCAGGTCTTGCCCTGGGTGTTGGAATGTTAGTGGACAACTCTATTGTTATCTTGGAAAATATATATCGATATAGGGAAAAAGGAGCCAAGCTAACAGCTGCAGCAATCCTGGGAAGTCAGGAAATGATTAATGCTATCGTTTCATCAACCTTAACGACCATATGTGTATTTGCTCCATTAGTGATGTTTAAGAGTCAGCTAGGTATTGTGGGTGAGTTGTTTGCCGGACTTGCATTTACAGTTGTTATTTCACTGACTATGTCCTTGGCAGTAGCGATGATGCTGATCCCTGTTCTTACAAGTCACTATCTGCCTTTAACAACGAGAGTCCAAAAACCACTTCGAGGTTTTCTTGTCCGTATCGATAGACCTTTTGCATTGTTCTTCTCATGGCTTGATCAAGCATACCGACATGCTGTGGACCGGGTATTACGACGTAAGTTGCTAACTGTACTTACCATAGCGATTCTGTTTATTGTGAGCATCATTTCAATTCCCCGGATTGGTTATGTTTTTATGCCTGAACAACAGGCTGACTCTGTTACCCTTTCGATTGAGCTTCCTGTAGGGACCCCCATTACAGAAACTGAAGCTGTGCTCAAACAGATACAAACTATTCTAGAACAGGAGGTAAAAGGGTATAAACGAATAATCTTAACGGTTGGTCAGAAATCCTTTTTTGGCCTAAGTGGCTCTTCTTCAGTACATAAGGGGAGTTTGCAAATTACATTACCGGATTACAAAGAAAGGATTGATTCCGCTGAGACGATGAAAAATAAAATCCGTGCCCATTTTAATGATTTCCCTGGAGTAATGATGAGTTTTAGCTCAGGCCAACAGGGTGGGCGAATCGGTTCTTCAAGTCCTATAGATATCGTAATTAAAACTCAGGATCTTATTAAAGGAAAAGCTATTGCGGAAAGAATTGCGCAATTACTTAAGGAAAAGGTTCCTGAGGCAAAAGAACCCTTTGTTGATTTGAAGGATGGGCTTCCCCAGGTTGAACTCATCTTTGATCGGGAACGGATGTATTCTCTTGGTTTAAATGTCTATACTGTTGGGAATGAGCTTAAAGCTGCCGTAGATGGGGTTACCGCAACTAAATTTAGAAGCAGCGGGAATGAATATGATGTAGTGCTTATTCTCCCCCAATCGGATCGGAACGAATTGCCTGCATTGGATAAAATCTTTGTGATGAGTCCTGCAGGACTTAAGATCCCCTTAGCAAGTTTTGCTCAATATAAGAAAACCACTGGTCCCATTACCATAAATCGAGAAAATCAAGGTCGTGTTATTCATGTTACTGCAGGTACAAGCCCTGGTGTTCCAATTAATAAGGTTGAAAGCAATATACGAGAACTGATTCAGCAGGAAATTCCTGCTGAAGATGATGTCGTGATTGAGTATGCTGGAGATTACCAACAATTAATGGAATATATAGGTAAATTTGCCCTTATCATGTTGGTCGCCGCTTTCCTGGTGTTCGGTGTTATGGCCAGCCAGTTTGAATCGTTCCGAGATCCCTTTATCATCATATTTACCATCCCCCTTTCGGTAATTGGAATCGTAGTGATCTATGCTGTAACTGGAGAGGTTTTTAATATCCTTACCGCAGTGGGGCTATTGGTGTTGATGGGAGTTATTGTAAATAATGGTATTGTTCTTGTAGATTATACGAATCTGTTGAGAAAACGAGGTCTAAGCCTGCATGATGCCTGTGTGGAGGCGGCGGGTAATCGTCTCAGGCCTATATTGATGACTACCTTAACAACAGTACTTGGTCTCGTCCCTATGGCATTCTTCCCTGGTGAGGGTTCAGAATTGGTTGCGCCTATTGGTAAAACAGTACTTGGAGGGCTTTCCTTTGGTACTCTTATGACCTTGTTTTTAATGCCCGTCATTTATGCAATCTTTAATAAGCGGGCTGATGAACGGGCCGCCCGTGCAGAGGCTCGGCGGGAGCGAATTGCTGCTGGTTTAAGTAAAAAAGCTGCCCAGGAGGTAAAGTTATGATTCGACTTGAAATATATGCTAACCGATCTGTAGAGGAAGACCTTTTTGATGGGTTTAAAAAAGCGGGGGTTGCACAATATTATACAAAAATACCTGTAGTCCATGGTGTTGGTTCTTCAGGGCCCCGAATGGGTGATGCTATTTGGCCTGAAGAAAACTTTGCTCTTATTATCTGGTGTGAAGAACAGGAAGCGCAGCAAGTTGTTAAGGTTATTGAAGATGTAAAAAAGAAATTTCCCCATGAGGGAATTAAACTTTTTAAATAGTATGACCCTCGATAATGGACAGGATCTGATAAATCGTTATTAGGTCCTGTCCTATAAAGCGAGTACTGCAAAAACTAAGGTTTATGTAAGTGTACCGTAAGCAATTTTTATTTGTTGAGCTAATAATTCATACACCCCTGGACGACCAGTAACCAGACCACGATGTATAAAAGGATCATAAGGACGGCCTTGAAAGTTTGTAAAGAGATTTCCTGTTTCTTGAAGAAGTAATAATCCAGCGGCAACGTCATAGGGCTGAAGATCTACTTCCCAGAAACCTTGAAAAAAACCTGCTGCAACATAACAAAGATCGAGAGCTGCTGAACCACAACGGCGGACGTCACGAAATGTTTGTAAGACCTGGTCTAAGGCTCGATAAAATGCAGGGACTGTATCGGGAGACCGATAGGGAGTTCCTGTGGCGATTAGAGCTCCTATTGGATCCATGAACTGTGCCTTAGTAAGGGGGATCCCATTTCGCCAAGCTCCTGTGTTTGCTATGGCAGTAAAAAGTTCTTCTGTGCTTGGCTTGTATACTACGGCTAAGACTGGGTGGTCCTGCTGCCAAAGAGCTATAGAAACAGAAAAATGATCGAGTCCCGAAAGATAGTTAGTTGTACCGTCTAGAGGATCTACGATCCAGGTATATTCAGTACCCCGTTCTTTTTCTGTTTCTTCCCCATAAAAAGCGGCTTCTGGAAGCGTTTTGTGCAATATAGTCTTTATATGTTGTTCCGACTCTACATCTACAAAGGAGACAAAATCATGGGCGGCTTTGGTATCACCCCAGCCGGGGCCCCGGCAGCGGAATTCTGACATCTGAAAACTACCTGCTGCCTTTGCAGCAACAACCATTGCTTGTAGTAATGAAGTATTCATACTCCTGTACCAACTCGATGAATTCACTATAAACAGTTATAGTTCCTTCGTCTACATTATACTATTTTTCACTATCTAAATGTATATTACACTTGCTGTAAACAATGCTTCCCGGTATGCTCAGGTTATGAAACGGACTATTAACTTTATAATACTCCTTGGTAGCGCTCTTATATTTGTATCCTGTACAAAACCAATGCCCGCTCAGACCGAATATGTACTGGGGACCCTGTGTACAATTAACTTATTCGATAAGGGATCATCTGAATTATACCGAACCCTCTTTACCCGATTACGAGAAATTGAGAATCATATGAGTGTAAATAAGGAAGGTACTGAACTTGACAGGATAAATACAGCTGCGGGGCGGGAATCTGTCCATGTGACAGCTGATGTGGTCGAAGTTCTTGCAGCGGCACTTCGCTATGCTGAACTTTCCGATGGAGCCTTTGATCCTACGGTCGGGCCTTTAGTAAAGCTCTGGGGCATTGGTTCTGATAATGCCCGGGTCCCGAAAGAACATGAAATAGTTCATGTTTTGCCGCTTATAAATTGGAAAGATGTAGTTCTTGATGTTCAGGCTAAGACGGTTTTTCTCAAACGCCCTGGTATGGCCCTTGATCTCGGAGCTATTGCAAAGGGGTATGCCGCAGATGAGATGGCACGAATTTTAAAAAGTAACAAGGTTGAACGGGCAATTATCGATCTAGGTGGTAATGTACTTGCCTATGGGGAAAAGCAAGGAGGGAAAGCCTGGCGGATTGGTATCCAGGATCCGACTGGTGAACGGGGTGCGTATGTGGGAATTCTTGAAATCAAAAATAAAACTATGGTGACTTCAGGTGTCTATGAACGATTTTTACTCCAGGATGGAATACGCTATCATCATATTCTTTCTACCCAAACAGGATATCCTGTGCAAAACGGGCTTTTGTCGGTTACCATTATTGGTGACCATTCGATTGATGCGGATGGTCTTTCTACAACCGTATTTGCCCTAGGTTATGAGAAGGGGCGGGCCCTTTTAGAGTCCCTGGGTAATGTAGAAGGTATTTTTATTTTTGAAGATGGATCTCTGCGGGCGACCTCGGGCGCTCGGTCCTCTTTTTCACTAACAAGTGATAATTATCGCTGGGCGGATTAAGGGCGGTTCTCTTGCATCTTATTAGGTACAAAATGCTGGGCGCTGACAACAAACGGAGTTTTTGCTAAACCAGCTTCATTATAGCAATGGCTATCCGCTCCGCCCAGGATAGCCGATAAGGGCTGTACTTGTTCCGTAAAAGAATACGGTTATGCCAGTCACTGTAGGACCGAGCGCCCTGGCTTGATAACCCCTTAAGTAATTCAATCGCCACAAGACTGTCAAAGCAAAGAAGTCCTGCTTCCTCTGCAGCGATTAGAATTTTCCGATCTTCTGCAAGCAGGGGCAAGTGGTGCTTTTTCGCGGTTTCTACTAGTAACTGATCGGTGTTTGTTTTGCTCTTTATGTTTTCTGGATTCTGTGGTTTGATCTGCCGAATTTTGATGGAACCCTCTTTTATATTTATCAGAAGAGCGCCTGTTTCAGATACCGCTTCGGGGATGGTTACCAGTTCCCAGGTTTGGCTTGCTGTCTCCAGAGCTCCAATAGCAGATAGTACAATAATGCTTGAAGTATCGATGAGAATGTCTGAAAAGCTTCTTGCAGTCTCTACAAAGGCCTCTGCATCAGCTTCTGGGTATCCCATGGCTGAATCTTAGCTATTTAATGGCGACTAATTCCATTTCAAAGACTAAGAATGCATTGGGAGGAATGACTCCGCCTGCACCCTGCTCCCCATAAGCTCGTTCTGGCGGTAGAATTATAAGGCGTTTCTCTCCTTTTTTCATATCTAGTACCATCTGATCCCATCCGGGGATTACCCTGCCGGTACCTACCTGGAATTGGATGGGTCCGCCATGAAAATCTGATGCATCAAAAACTTCACCATTCAGGAACATTCCTTTGTAATTAACCGATACGGTAGACCCCGGCTGAGGTTTTGCACCATTGCCTTCTTTTATTATGATGAAACGTACTTCATTGTCTGTCGTCTGTGCTCCAGGATATTTAGTTGCAATACTCGCTAGATCAGCCTGGCGTTTTGCTTTAATACGCTCAGCGGAAGCTGCCACGGCATTTTTTAGAAGACTGTCAAAAGCTGCCTGGTCATTTTTAAAAGCTTTCGCTTCAGCCCCATTGCGAATAATAGTGATGCTTTTAATTTTGTCCCCCTGCTTAATAGCGGTAACCACTTCTTGCCCTTCGATAACATGACCAAAAACCGTATGTTTTCCATCAAGCCAGGGGGTCGCCTTATGGGTAATAAAAAATTGACTTCCATTGGTATTAGGCCCAGCATTAGCCATAGAGAGAACTCCAGGGCTATCATGTTTTAGATCATCCACAATTTCATCGGGGAATTTATATCCAGGTCCGCCGGTTCCGTTCCCTAACGGGTCGCCTCCCTGAATCATAAAATCGCTAATTACCCGGTGAAAGGTTAGACTGTTGTAGTAGGGTTTACCTCCAGTGGCATTCAGTTTGCCTTCTGCGAGACCGGTAAAGTTGCAGACTGTAAGGGGAGTTTTTTTATATTCCAGTTTTACAATAATATCTCCTCGGTCTGTGCTAATCCGAGCAAAGAGTCCTTCACCAAGATAAGAATCTGAAGGTAACGATGCGGCGGTGCTTGCTAATAATAAAAACAAAACCCTATTCAAATGAGCACTGAGTGCAGTACTAATTCCTTTGCTCATAACTATAATTCTCCTAATGTTTGTTGAATCTGTCGGCGAATACCAAGGGTTTCTCGCTGTATATCTCGTGCATCTTCTTCAAGAGCTTCATAGTTCTGGTCCTGAACTGTCCTTCTGTAACGTTTTATCAGTTGAAGACCTCGAATACTTCCAATAGCTGAAAAAATACTTACTAAACCATGAAGATATTCTGCAGCATCAGTATAGTTGCCTTGCTCATGATAGGTTATAAATTGTTCCATATGTTTTGGTAAATCCTGGGATGCAATTAGTAACAGCCGTTTAAATTCATCCTTTGATGATACATAATGCTGCTTAAGTCGATTAATATCAAAATATTCCTTTTTTGTCATGATGGTATCTATTAGGCTCAGTAAACTTGTAGCATTGATAGGTTTTGATACATAGGCATCGAAATCAGAAAGTTTTTGTTCATGAACTGCTAATTCTGGCTCAGTATAGGCTGTGAGAGCAATAATAGGTATCTGTGGATCATAATTTATGCCCTTATAGGATCGTATGGTAGATGCAGCAGAGATGCCATCCATCCCTGGCATTTGCAGGTCCATCAAAATAAGATCGAAATCGCCCTTTTCCAATTTCTGAATGGCTACAAGACCGTCTTCTGCTACCTCTACCATATGTCCTGCCTTTTTTATGAAATAATGAAGATAGTCCCTATTCACGGGATTATCTTCGGCAATTAAAATAGAAAGCCTTTTTTTAGCGATATAGTTGAATTCATCAACTTCGAAAGGTTTTCCTGTTGCTACTCCTACAGGGGTATAAAAATAAAAAGTACTACCCTGTCCAGGAATACTATCAAAGGTGATATCCCCGCCCATTTTTACTGCTAATTCTTTGGAAATAGCGAGACCCAATCCTGTACCATGATGTTTTTTACTCAGTTTACTATGTAACTGGGTAAAATGTTTGAATAACCTTTGTTGGTCCATTCCTGATATACCAACTCCGGTATCTTTGACAGTTACAAAGAGTCCAGGGGTGTTGTCTTTGGCTCTTATAACGCAATGAATGGAGACTTGCCCTGTTTCAGTAAATTTAATAGCATTGGATACGAGATTGGAAATAATACGGTTAATTTTTATTCGGTCAGCATAAATAGTAGGGAAGCCGCCATCATCAATTGAATACTGGAAGGTGATTCCCTTTTCTTCAGCCTGCGCTTTATATGGTAATAGAAGTGTGGTAATAGTTTCATTTAAGTCGAAATTTTCTCGATAAAACTCTATAGCGCGGGCTTCGATTTTTGAAAGATCGAGGAGGTCATTCAATATAGCTAGAAGCGACTGGCTTGATGATTGAATTGCCTTAATGCGATCATACTGATCACTTCTTGGATTATCAGTTAAAAGTACTTCGGTAAGGGCTATAATTCCTGCAAGGGGAGTGCGTATTTCATGACCCATATTGGCAAGAAATTCACTTTTTGCTTTATTAGCAGCTTCTGCGGCCTCTTTAGCATTTTTCAATAGTTCATCCAGGGTTTTACGACGACTTATATCTTCAATTATGCAAAGATAATGGGTTAATGAGCCATTGGGGTTTCGTATGGCCGAAATAGTAAGGGAGCTCCAAAATGGATCCCCGTTCATTTTGTGACAGCAAATTTCACCCTTCCAATCAATTCCAGCCTGAAGAGAACTGAGCAGATCCTCATAGGTGTTTTGATCTGAGGTGTTAGCAAAATATTCTAGAAATTTATTTCCAATAACCTGCTCCGGTCCTGAGCCGGTCATACTAAAGAAAGCAGGGTTTACGTACTCTATTAATAAATTTATATTAATAATAAGAATTCCTGCAGGACTTTGATCCACAGCTTGGTACATCTTACGGAGCATTTCTTCAGATTTTCGCCTGAGTGTAATATCTCTGATAATTCCAACGGTACCAATAAAAATACGTTGAGATGAACCATTAATAAACTGGTAGGTACCTGCAGAAGAAACTTCTCCATAAGAAATGATACTGGCATACATTTCCTCCATTATAAAACCAGGTCGAATAGATTTTCGTTTAATGCGTAATTCTAGATTTTCTGTTTTTCTTTCCACGCTTCGTCGTTCATCAAAAAGCTTTGGAGCAAAACGATCTCCTGTAGTGTTATCTTTATATAGTTTAAGTATGTTATCTCTGCTTACCTGGGGAATATCCTCTTCGAACAATATAGTACTGAAATGTTTGCCTAAGAGTTCTTCTGGTTCATATCCTAGTGATCGTACCGCTTGATTTACAAAGGTAAAATGACCTTGAGGGTCTAGTTCATAGACAATATCTGGTAAGGCTTCTACAAGGTTGTGATATCGTTGAGATGCAAAAAGTAATTCCTGCTGTAAACTATTACGGATATTCCAGATTCGGTATATGTTTGTATCTATCATGGTATACCAGTCTGAAAGATCGGTAAACATATAATCACTAGCTCCAAGCTTGAGCAGAGTTTCCAGTCGATTTTGTTCAGAACGGGACCCCAAGGCTATGCATGGTATAAAGGGATACTGTTTAAGTATATCCTCTACAGCAAGATTTGCCTGAACTAGAATGATGTCAATGGCATCGTGATGTAAAACTCGAAAAGCTTCCATAACAGAATCTGCTATACGATAGTTATTTTGATACTGGTTTTGTGTAAGTTGTTTTCGAGCTGTATCATATATTTCGCCTGCTTCCAGAATAACCAACACGCTCAGTCCTGGCATAGTAAATTGGTACCTCTTGCGTTATAATGTATGATAACTGCGGGCAACATCGATAGCATGATGCCATTGGTTCAATAGTTGCTCCCGGGTATCAGGATTCATGCTTGGTTGGAAGCGTCGTCGAACCCGCCAATTTACTTCAATATCCCGTAAACTGTCCCAGTAACCGACTTCGAGACCCGCCAGATATGCTGCTCCCAGGGCGGTTATTTCCATAACCTCTGGTAGAATCACCGCTTTACCCAATATATCCGATTGATACTGCATGAGAAAAGAGTTCGCCGCAGCACCACCATCTGCCTTCAGTTCCTGAATCGGGTGGCCATAATCACTTTCCATTGCATCAATTAAATCCCGGGACTGGAATGCGATACTTTCGAGGGCAGCTCGAACAAGGTGAGCCCGGTTACTGCCTCTGGTAAGGCCGACGATGGTTCCCCGTACGTCGGGGTCCCAATAGGGGGCTCCCATGCCAACAAAGGCAGGAACAACAAAAACCCCACCGGTGGAATCTACTGACTTTGCTAGACTTTCGGACTCTGCAGCATTATTGATCAGCTTTAGTTCATCCCGGATCCACTGGATAACCGCACCGCCAATAAAAACGCTTCCTTCAAGGGCATAGGTGGTTGATCCGCCGATCTTCCATGCAATAGTGGTAAGCAGATTATTTTGGGATGAAATAGGGGTAGTCCCCGTATTGAGCAAGGCAAAACAGCCGGTTCCATAAGTGTTTTTTACCGAACCGGGGCTGAAACAGGCATGTCCAAAAAGGGCAGCCTGTTGGTCTCCGGCGCATCCTGTAATGGGAATACTTTTCCCGAAAAGTTCCGGCTTGGTGTTCGCAAGGAATCCTGAAGATGGCAGAACCTCAGGTACAATTTGTTTGGGTATACCAAAGATTTTGAGGAGATCCTCATCCCATTGCAGCGATTTAATATTAAACAGAAGCGTTCTGGAGGCATTGGTTACATCGGTAAGATGTTTTCCTGTCAGTTTGTAGAGAAGCCATGAGTCGATGGTCCCAAAACAAAGTTCCCCTGCTTCCGCACGGGTTTTAAGTCCAGGTATTTCCTGGAAAAGCCACATTAATTTGGTAGCAGAAAAATAGGGATCTAAGACAAGCCCAGTTTTTTCTCGGATTACATCGGTATATCCCAGGGCTTTAAGTTCTCTGCAGAGGTCTGCACTACGGCGACACTGCCAGACGATTGCATTATAAACCGGTTTCCCGGTTTTTCGTTCCCAGAGCAAGGTGGTTTCACGCTGGTTGGTAATCCCTATGGCTGCAATTTGTTCTGCGGTAATCTGAGCTTGTTCTATTGCTTCCTGAGCAGCTTCGTACTGGGTTTTCCAAATTTCTTCCGGATCATGCTCCACCCAACCGCCCTGGGGGTAAATTTGGCGGAACGGTTTCTGACAGAGCGCAATAACAGCCCCGCTATGATTGAAGAGTATCGCCCGGGATGTGGTTGTCCCTTGATCGAGGGCAAGAATGTATTGCTGTGTTATGGCCATAAAGTTTACCTCCGCTGAACAGTATATCATTGATAATGAAAGTCCTGTGGTAAAAAAGTACTGGATAAAATACGATGCAATGGATACAATGCATGAGATGAGCATCCTGGAGCTGGAGACCGAACTCCTTCGTACAGAATATCCACAACTATCGCCTGATCATGATCCCGATATAGAGCGGTATTACGATCTCCGCGCACTGGGGCATTCCACAGAAGCACTGGTATTGTACCAAAGTCGTCTTGTCCCCCGTTACCCCGATGACCAGTTCAGGACCAAGATACTCAAAGCCTATCGAACCCATTCACCCCTATATGGGGAATTGATGAAGCAGGCTTATTACCAGCTCGGCCAAAGAGTTCTGGAACGAACCAAAAAACTAATCAAATATATTGCTGTAAAGGCAGATTCTTTCAATGAAACTGATGTATATTCGACGATAAAAACTGCGGATGCAATTTTAGCCCTCCTTCCCCGAGAACGCTTTGAAGCAGTTATGGCCATTGAACGGCTTCACCGGTATGCTGAACGGCTTCGTTATTGTGAAAAATCTATAGCTAAAGCAGAGGCTTTAATCCGTGCCTATGTGACTGAATCCCTTTCTATTGTAGAAGTAGAACGACAGCGTCGCAAAGAAGAGCAGGCCCGTGCTCAAGCAGAGGAACGGCGCCGTCTTGTTGCCAGAGATAAGGCTGAACTGCAGAAACAACAGCGATTAGCAAGCGAGAAAGAGTGGCAGAGGGCTCTTCAGGAGGCGAGGCCGCGGACTAATCTGCAAAAAAGTTCCGGGGCTAAGGAACGTTCGCCCCAGGTTCATATCGATCTGAATAGTATTCGTTTTTCCCCAGTAGACTTGGCCCGTATTCAGATCCCACCAACCCTCACACGAATCGAAGATAAGACCTTAGCTTTCTGTTTTAAATACTGGAACCTCATTCGTGATTCTGCC harbors:
- the glpK gene encoding glycerol kinase GlpK, translating into MAITQQYILALDQGTTTSRAILFNHSGAVIALCQKPFRQIYPQGGWVEHDPEEIWKTQYEAAQEAIEQAQITAEQIAAIGITNQRETTLLWERKTGKPVYNAIVWQCRRSADLCRELKALGYTDVIREKTGLVLDPYFSATKLMWLFQEIPGLKTRAEAGELCFGTIDSWLLYKLTGKHLTDVTNASRTLLFNIKSLQWDEDLLKIFGIPKQIVPEVLPSSGFLANTKPELFGKSIPITGCAGDQQAALFGHACFSPGSVKNTYGTGCFALLNTGTTPISSQNNLLTTIAWKIGGSTTYALEGSVFIGGAVIQWIRDELKLINNAAESESLAKSVDSTGGVFVVPAFVGMGAPYWDPDVRGTIVGLTRGSNRAHLVRAALESIAFQSRDLIDAMESDYGHPIQELKADGGAAANSFLMQYQSDILGKAVILPEVMEITALGAAYLAGLEVGYWDSLRDIEVNWRVRRRFQPSMNPDTREQLLNQWHHAIDVARSYHTL